The segment TTACTTCTTCCTTATGGATTGAAGGGAATCCAATTCATAAGTAGTTGGATGTATCGGCGTTCTTACCAGTTGGAGGAAACCATCGCATTACGCAATGTTACCCGGGTTATGCGTCGTTCTGTCAATATGGCGGTTATTCTGGCTTTCGGTTTCTCCTTGTTTGTCTTGATTTTGACCATATCATATCAGTTGGAAGATAAAGTGAAAGGGGATGTGGAAGATACATTTGGAGGAGATGTTCAGGTAAGTCTGGAAAACTTTATTGGTTCCGAAGAAAAGAAAAAGCTTGAAACCATCGATGGAGTCATCGGTGTGGAAGAACTGAAAGAAGCCCCTGCTTACTGGTCCACAAAGAATGATTCCGGTCGGTTTCAAGTACGGGGAGTCGGAATCCAGTGGATGAGAAGTCACCCTCTGTTTCAACCTGTGGGTAATCAAACTCTGGAACAAGTAACGGAAAAATTGAAGGAACCAGGAACCGTCATTTTAGGTGATTATGCTTATAATGAGTGGGGAGGCAAGGTTGGAGATCAAATCCTGCTTACAACTCCTGTTGGAGAAAAATCTTTGAAAGTGGTGGGAGTAGCTGAAACAACTTATGATTCCGGGTATACAGCCTATATCAATACACATTATTTCGAAAAATATTTCGGTGCAAAACGAACCAATCAAGTTTTACTCAGCCTGAAGGGTAAAGAAGAGGGGAAAACGGTAACAAATTCTTTATACCGTGAATTCGGCGAACAGCTGATGAGGGTACAGACGGTGGAACAAGAAGTGGAGTACCGTAAACGGATCTTCCCCAGTGTATCCGTTTTATATGGAGGTTTGTTGTTGATTGTAGGGCTTACCTCAGCGATTGGCCTCTCCAATCTGTTGTTTATGAATGTGATGGAACGGACACAGGAGATCGCATTGATGCGTGCTGTGGGATGTTCCAGAATGCAGATAGGCAGAATGATTTGGGGAGAAGGAATTGTGATTGGAATGACGGGAACCCTTGTCGGTGTAGGTTTGGGAATTTGGATGTTTTACCTGGCCTCTCAAACTCCAAATTCGGGAATTTCCTTTACATTGCCTTGGATGGGCTTGATTGGGACAACTTTGATCGGTATTCTGGTCAGCTTTTTGGCGATTTTGCTCCCCTCCTACCGTGGGAGTCAGATTTCACTAAAAGATGCTCATTCATAGTTAAATGAATGGTCAAAGCCAGTATGCAGGTACATTATATGGTTAATGGGCAAGGATATTATGATGAGGGGGAGGGAGAGCTTTTTTGAAGGTTTTGATCAGACTACTCATGGATGGAATTGAGGCGAACAATGTCAGTTAAACATGCGATTTTAGCATTGGTGTATCACACCTCAAGACATGGTTATGATATTAAAACAAGTTTTGAAAAAATGGTTCACCAACAGTGGCGGTTAAATGCCGGCCAGATTTATACAACCTTGGATCGGCTGGTTCGAGATGGTCTCGTTGAGCCTCTCAATGAAGAAAGAAAGGAACGAAAGGAATACAAAATTACGGACAAAGGGAAGGATGAACTTCATCACTGGCTTCTTCAGCCAGTGGAGCGTTCTTTGATGAAGGATGCATTTTATTTTAAGTTACTTTGTGCCAAAGAAATTGATTTTAACAACGAAAAGGATATGCTGAAACAACAGCAATCCGCAATCGTTCGAAACATGATGCAGTTACGGCAACTGCGTAACCAATTGGACGAATTTCGGCATCGTTATATGGTCTATTTGATTGAGGGAGGAATTCTCCATTTGGAAGCCGATATGAAGTGGCTGGAAATGATTCTGGATGAAGAAAAAATGGATTAATGTTTGAACACGATACAGGGCCCAAAGAACGTATTCAGGCCCTGTTTTCTTTTATTTACAGACAAATGCCGATCCGGAATTAAGAGAGACTTTGGAATAAAGTAGCTTCAGGGAATGATGGATCAACTTTCCCGCTTGCGTATTTGTTGGATCAACCCCTGACAACCGGATACCATCAACCGGTATGTTTCCTCGAAATCTCCTGTAAAATAAGGGTCTGGCACTTCCTGATAGGAGGTTTCCGGGATAAAATCCACGAACCGATAAATGGGAGCATCCGCTGTTTCAGCCAGGTTTTGTACGTCCTCGTAGTTGCTTTCGTCCATCACGATTACATAATCAAACTGTTTTAGGTCATGGGCTTTTATTTGTCGCGCCCGTATTCCCTCATCAGAGATCCCTGCCTCTTTCAGTTTTTGCCGTGTTCCCTGATGGGGTGGCTTTCCAATATGCCAGTCCCCTGTACCTGCTGAATCGACTTTGACAGAAGAGGCCAATCCGGCTTCTTTTAACTGATGACGCATCACCGCTTCAGCCATGGGAGAACGGCAAATATTCCCAAGACAAACAAACAAGACAGATATCAACTTGGATGCACTCCTTTTGTAATATGTTCTATCTTAACACATGACAGAAGGGTTCATCTCTTGATGAGTGAACATTCATATACTGAGATCCATTGTATGGCGGAGGGATGGGGTTCGCCTTTTTTTGATATCTGAAGAAAAGGTCTTGCAATTTATGGAGCCTCCTTTTATAATGTCCGTTATATGAACACAAATGTTTTCTACAGGAGGACGGAAGGTGAGTGGAAAAAAAGAAAGCTATTATTTGATCCGGTCAGACATGCTGCCTGAAGCGATTCAAAAAACAGTGGAAGCAAAGTCGCTCCTGGCCTCGGGAGTTGTGCAAACCGTTCAGGAAGCAGTGGATCAAGTTGAGATGAGTCGGAGTTCTTTTTATAAATACAAAGATGGTGTTTACCCCTTTAATGCCCTGATGAAAGAAAAAATCGTCACTGTCGCTTTAACACTGGAGCATCGGGCTGGGATTTTATCCAGTATTTTATCTTACCTTGCCCGTAAGAAAGGGAATGTTTTAACAATCCATCAAACCATTCCGTTGCAGGGTGTGGCGGGAGTAACCATGTCCCTGGATACGGCCCAGCTGATTGAGGATGTCACCAGTTTCGTGGAAGGGTTGGAAAAACTGGATGGTGTCATACGAGCGACTTTGGTTTCCCGGGGAGAATAAAGGAAATGGGGGAGTGAAAAAGAATGGCTGCAGAAGTAAAAGTGGGTTTGATGGGTTTGGGGACGGTGGGGTCTGGTGTCGTACGGCTGATCGAGGAAAATGGGAGAGATTTGTATAATCAAACAGGATCAAAGATTTCCATTGCCAAAATCTTGGTTCAGGACCTTGACAAAGAGCGGTCGCTCACAGTTCAGAAAGGGTTGCTAACGGATCAGGCGGAGGATATTTTGGATAACAAAGAGATTGATATTGTCGTGGAAGTAATGGGAGGAATTGATCCCGCCCGGACATATATCCGTCAGGCGCTGTTAAATGGAAAACATGTTGTGACTGCCAATAAGGACGTGATGGCCCTTCACGGTTCTGAACTTCTCTTGATAGCGAAGGAACAGGAATGCGATTTGTTTTATGAGGCTAGCGTGGCCGGAGGAATTCCTATTTTACGCACTCTGGTAGATGGTTTTTCATCGGACAGAATTGGCAAAATCATCGGGATCGTCAATGGAACCACCAATTACATCCTGACTGAAATGAAACAAAAGGGTTCCGCTTTTGCTGATGTTTTGGGTCAGGCTCAAAGTCTCGGGTATGCTGAGGCGGATCCCACTTCAGATGTAGAGGGGTTGGATGCCGCCAGAAAAATGACGATTCTTGGCCGATTGGGTTTTCATATGAACCTTTCACTGGAGGATGTGAAAGTAAAGGGAATTTCCGATGTTACGTTGGAGGATGTGCAATTTGCCGGACAGATGGGCTATACCTTGAAATTGGTGGGGATCGCCCAATTGGATGGGGGAAAAGTGGAGGTCAGTGTACAGCCTGTCATGTTGACCGATCATCATCCGCTTGCTTCGGTGGATGGTGTATACAATGCTGTTTACATTTATGGGGACGCTGTGGGAGAGACGATGTTTTACGGACCCGGTGCCGGTGACTTACCAACAGGAACCGCAGTTGTTTCCGACCTGGTGACAGTAGTAAAAAGCATGCGTTTAGGGGTAAATGGCAAGGGGGCGGTTGCTCCCTACCGGGAAAAGCGGTTAAAGTCGAAACGGGAGGTTTTTTCCAAGTATTTTCTTCGTCTTCGTGTCAGGGATGAGGCAGGTGTATTGGCACAGTTGACACAGCTGTTTGCTGAAACCGCCGTCAGTCTGGAACGGGTGTTGCAATTACCCTGTTCTGAAAAAGGGGAGGCGGAGATCGTTTTGATTACACATACTGCCAGTCAGCATCAACTGGATTCCGTCAAGGGAAGAGTGGAAGCGATGGATGCTGTGATCCATATTCAGAGTCATTATCGTGTAGAAGGGGGAAGCGCCGTATGAAACAAGGGATCATTTCCAGGTATGCATCTTTTTTGCCGGTAACAGAAGATACTCCTGACCTGAGTCTGAATGAAGGAAGCACACCCCTGATCAGGGCGAAGACCCTGTCCCGAAGTATGGGGATTAACTTATATCTGAAAGTGGAAGGTTTTAATCCTACCGGTTCTTTCAAAGACCGGGGAATGGTATTGGCGATTGCCAAAGCGGCGGAGATGGGGAGTCAGGCGGTTATTTGTGCTTCCACCGGCAATACTTCCGCTTCTGCAGCGGCTTACGCCGCCCGGATGGGGCTTCGTTGTATTGTAGTGATTCCTGATCATTATGTTGCCTTGGGAAAATTGTCCCAAGCTGTTATGTACGGAGCGGATGTACTGGCAGTGGAAGGGAACTTTGACCAAGCTTTGGAGATTGTTCGGGAGTTGGCTGAACGAGAAGATCTGACATTGGTCAATTCACTTAATCCCTTCCGGATTGAAGGACAAAAGACTGCCGCTTTTGAAGTATGTGAGGAGCTGGGAGAGGCACCTGATATTCTGTCTATCCCTGTGGGAAATGCCGGCAATATCAGTGCTTATTGGAAAGGTTTTTCTGAGTTTCACCAATCAGGACGCATCCGCCGACTTCCGAAGATGTGGGGTTTCGAAGCGGAGGGTGCTGCGGCGATTGTTCAGGGAGAAAAGATTCAAAAACCGGAAACCGTGGCAACGGCGATTCGCATCGGTAACCCCGCCAGTTGGAAGTCTGCTGTGGCAGCAGCCGGAGAATCTCAGGGCTTAATTGATAGTGTAACGGATGAAGAAATACTGCAAGCTTACCGGGACTTGGCTCGGTATGAAGGAGTTTTTTGTGAGCCCGCTTCTGCCGCTTCACTGGCAGGTGTAAAGAAGTTAAAAGAGGCGGGAGGTCTTTCTGAAGGATCCACAGTGGTGTGTGTATTAACCGGTAATGGTTTGAAAGATCCCACTACTGCCATGGAAGCCGTCTCTGTTAAGCCTCGCAGGCTTCCTTGTGATCAATCTGCTGTTTGGAAGGCCATTCGGGACAAAGAGGTGGTGCATCATGAATGATTGGGAATCCTTTGATGTAGTAGTTCCGGGAAGCACGGCCAATCTGGGGGCCGGCTTTGATTCCATCGGGATGGCTGTGAATCGTTTTCTGCGGATGACACTTTCTCCGGCACAAGATCTAAAAATCGATATACAGGGCAAAGAATTGGAATCACTGAAAGATAATTCGGATAATCTGGTGGTTCAAGTGATTCAGGATGCTTTTCAGGAGATGGGGAGGAAGATGCCGGGGTTTCGATTGGAGATGAAGAGTGACATTCCCCTGATGGGAGGATTGGGAAGCAGTGCCGCCGCCATCGTTGCCGGCTTGGCAGCAGCCAATCACTTATTGGGTAAGCCTTGGAGCCAGGAAGAGTTACTGCAAAAAGCGACTCGAATCGAAGGACATTCGGATAATGTGGGCGCTTCTCTTTTTGGAGGAGTGGTTGTTACCTCTTGGGACGGAACAAAAGTTGATGCCATTACTAGTTCACCGCCTCCATTATGTCTTGTGGCGGCAATTCCCCGGTTTCCCTTGGCGACATCCAAGTCCCGGGAGGTTTTGCCTGAAGTTCTGTCTTACAAGGAAGCGATACTGGGCAGCAGTCGGGCCAATCTTCTTACTGCTGCTCTGTTGACGGGAAATTGGGAGCAGCTTCGTGTGGGTATGAATGATCGATTTCATCAACCCTATCGGCTTTCTTTGGTACCGGGGCTGGAGCAGATATTGGAAGAAGCTTATGAATACGGTGCCCTTGGTGTTGCTCTGTCTGGCGCAGGTCCGACAGTGGTTGCTTTTACTTTGAATCCGGAACCCTTGTCTGCCTATCTGAAAGGTGTATTTACAGAATTAAAGTTACCGGCGGATATCTTATTGCTGGAACCCTGTACAAAAGGATTGCATGTTGATTTGACAAAGGTAAAGGATCGTAGTACCTTGTTGAGAAACTGAAATAAGGAGAGAAACGATGATAGAGCCGGTTGCGTATTTAGGTCCCGAAGGAACTTTTACCCATGAAGCGGCCCAGGTGCTTTTTTCAGAATCCCAGTATCGACATGTACCCAGGACCTCCATTGTGGATGTGTTAACATCCGTGAATCAAAATGAGTGTGCCTACGGAGTTGTTCCAGTGGAAAATGCCATTGAAGGTTCGGTAACACTGACTTTGGATTGGTTGATACACCATGTAAAAGTCCCGATTACGGCAGAATTAATCTATCCGATATCCCAATATTTGATGGTCCACCCCAGTCAAGCTCATCGATCCTGGAAGGATTATACCCGGGTGATATCCCATCCCCAGGCGGTGGCACAGACTCGAATTCATGTCAGGAAGTATCTTCCGCAAGCGGCGATCACTTTTGTGGACAGTACGGCAGATGCAGCCCGACAGGTACAAGAACATTCAGATCAACCTTGGGTGGCCATTGGCACTCAAAGTGCTCAGAAGCTTTACAGTTTAGAGATGCTGTCAGAAAAAGTGGAGGATTACCCGAATAACTATACCCGTTTTATCGTGGTGGGGAAAGAGATCAGAGAATTAAAAGCATCTCCTTCTCTTACTAAAAGCAGTTTTTTGGTGACACTTCCTTCGGATTTTCCAGGGGCGTTGTATCGGGTTCTGCAGTCCTTTGCCGGTCAGGGAGTTAACCTGTCCCGAATTGAATCCCGTCCGACGAAGAAAAAGTTGGGTGCTTACTACTTTTATATCGATGCGGAAAAAGAGTGGAATCACCCTTCAGTAACACGAGCAATACAGGAGGTGGAGGCTTGGGATTGTAAAGTACGTCTGTTGGGATCGTATCCTGCCTATACGTTCAGTCAAATCAAATCTTTCCAATCGGTTGACAATACAAAATGAGACGCCTATAATCATCGTTAAATTATATGGAAAAATCCATTCAGGAGGATACCTAGGGTTCCGCAACGTGATGTTGGTCTGGTCCAAGTGGTATCAACACCGGAAGGTCCGGTGTACACCGTGGGGAAAAAAGCCTCAAGCGGCAGGTTCTGATGCATGTTTTAACCTGGGCTGAAGGCTTTTCTTAATATCCAAAAATCGTATCGGGGGTGCTTGACTGATGGAAGAACGTTGGATCTATATGAATGGAGAGTATAAACATAAGGATGAGGCTGTTATTTCCGTATTTGACCATGGGTTTCTCTATGGGGACGGAATTTTTGAGGGGATTCGCGTTTATGAGGGCAATGTGTTTCGTTTGCGTGAACATTTGGTACGCCTCTATGATTCCGGTAAATCGATTCTATTGGAGATTCCGTATACACTTGATGAATTGGAGCAGGCTGTGGTGGAGACAGTCCAAAAGAACGGACTGAAAAATGCTTACATCCGGTTGGTGGTTTCCCGGGGGAAAGGACAGCTTTGTCTGGATCCCGCCAAGTGTTCGGATCCTCAAGTTATCATTATCGTGGACCAGGTAAAACTGTTTCCGCAAGAGTTATACGACAATGGTCTGAAGATTATTACTGTTCCCACCCGGAGAAATGTACCCGATGCATTAAATCCCAAAATTAAATCTCTTAATTATCTCAATAATATTTTGGTTAAAATCGAGGCCAATCAGGCTGGAGTCGGTGAAGCATTGATGCTTAACGCTGATGGGTATGTTGCAGAGGGTTCCGGTGACAATATCTTTATTGTCAAGGATAAGGTACTTTATACACCGCCGGGATACGTCGGAGCTTTAGATGGAATTACCCGTCGTGCCATTATGGATCTTTGTGTCCAACTGGGTTATCAGGTGAAGGAACAGCCCTTTACCCGTCACGATGTTTATGTGGCAGATGAAGTCTTTTTAACGGGTACTGCGGCAGAAGTGATTGCAGTTGTAAATGTGGATGGTCGTATCATCGGAACAGGGAAACCAGGGCCGATTACCCACCACCTTTTGGAGGAATTTAGGAAACTGGTCATGGTGGATGGTGTGCAGGCTTTTCCGGAAAGTACTGTGGGTGGAGAAGGCATACAGGCAGAGACGGTTATCTGATCTTTAGGATTTCCCCCTACAAAAGGATCTACCTCTTCACGAGGCAGATCCTTTTGTATTTGATTATTATCAGCTCTTTTTAAATATGACGGGTAAACCACAGTTGGCCGGATTAGTCTGATTTCCAAAAAATCGCGCCGGTGTCTGATTCGGTTGAAAGTGCCACCTCATCCTTTAAGTCAACACATCTCGACGGATAAATACGATAAAAGCGATTACAAGCCCCGCCAGAGACCAGATTCCCAGAACAGTCAAAGAAAAAGGGAGATTCATCCCTTCCACCATGGTTGGTTTGCCGGATAAATAGTCAGTTAAGCGTAGGTTGGTAAAAGCGATATACTTCAAGGAAGTCCAGGTGGGAGCCAATTGGGTAAGCAGGCTTCCTGAAATCAAGGCTGCCATCATGATGCCCATGCTGGCGGCTGTGCTTCGTACCAGAACGGATACCATAAAGGACAAAGTGGCGACGGAAATACAGGAAAACCATGCCAGGCCGTAACCCATTAAAATGTATTGCCATTGGGGGATCAAGTGGACGTTTTCTGTCATCAGGTTTCCGTTTTCTTCTGAAAAACCGGTCAGGACAGGCATCTCCCAACCACCGTAACCGAAAATAACTCCAGAGATCAGATAACCCATAATCGCTGTGGCTGCAACAATGAAAGAGACAAGGAGCAAGAGAGCCAGGTATTTACTCAACAAAATTCGCCATCGCCGAACCGGTCGGGTCAAAAGCAACTTGATGGTTCCGCCGCTGTGTTCCGAGGAAACGATATCAGATGCGACGACGACCACTAGTAAAGGGAGGAAAAGGGATATGGATTCTTCAATAAACTTTCGGACAAAGGTGGGAGCACCTGGAGCAGTAGGATTTATATCGTGATCCAAGTAGTATTGCTGTTGTTGAATGGACATTTTTAGATATTCTCTCCACTCTTCCGGAAGACGACTGGATGAGAGACGGTTTTGACTGTCAATGATCTGCTGTTGCAACAGTGTGCGCCAATCTGAGGTACCTAATTGTTTAATCGTAGTTTGCAGGGTTTGGTACTGGGCATAGGTGAAAATGGGAATTAAAACAGCAACAATCAGAAGAACGACCAGTACCCGCCGTTTTTTGACCATTTTCAGAAGCTCGTTATCGATCAGATGGATAAAATTACGCAAGGTGATCCCCCTCTGTCATCTGAAGGAAAATATCTTCCAAAGTTGGGTTCTTTATTTGGATGGCAGTAACATGGATTCCCGCTTCAACCAAGGCTTTATTTATATTTCCGATATACTTTTCAGGCATTTGTGTACGGATTCTCTCATTGGGCAACCGTTCCGCCAGTGTTACATAGGGGAGAGAAGATAATAATTCCATCCCTTTTTCCGGAGGATCCAGTTGCCATTCCACAGGTGCTTCTCCAGTCAAAAATTGAGTGACAGGTCCGGTTTTGATAATCTTGCCTTTGTTAATAATGGCAACACGGTCACATAGAAGCTGAACTTCGTGCAGGATATGGCTGGAGATCAAAATACTGATTCCTTTTTCCTGGGAAAGATCTTTAATAAAGCGGCGCATTTCCCGGATTCCTGCGGGATCTAAACCGTTTGTGGGTTCATCCAAAATCAGCAACTTGGGTTTATTCAACAAAGCCTGGGCAATACCCAACCGTTGACGCATACCCAAGGAGTAGGTTTTAACCGTATCATGGATGCGATGTTCCAGGTCTACCAATCGTATGATTTCGTCGATTTGTTCTTGAGGGATTCCTCCCTCCATACGAGCGAACATTTCTAAATTTTCTCTACCGGTTAGA is part of the Kroppenstedtia pulmonis genome and harbors:
- the thrC gene encoding threonine synthase; translation: MKQGIISRYASFLPVTEDTPDLSLNEGSTPLIRAKTLSRSMGINLYLKVEGFNPTGSFKDRGMVLAIAKAAEMGSQAVICASTGNTSASAAAYAARMGLRCIVVIPDHYVALGKLSQAVMYGADVLAVEGNFDQALEIVRELAEREDLTLVNSLNPFRIEGQKTAAFEVCEELGEAPDILSIPVGNAGNISAYWKGFSEFHQSGRIRRLPKMWGFEAEGAAAIVQGEKIQKPETVATAIRIGNPASWKSAVAAAGESQGLIDSVTDEEILQAYRDLARYEGVFCEPASAASLAGVKKLKEAGGLSEGSTVVCVLTGNGLKDPTTAMEAVSVKPRRLPCDQSAVWKAIRDKEVVHHE
- a CDS encoding ABC transporter ATP-binding protein; translation: MVTSHEDKVLSVTGLGKRIGKREIVSDINFEVNQGEIFGFLGPNGAGKTTTIRMLVGLIRPTSGSIQIAGYDLNKQFLQAIRHVGCIVENPELYPYLTGRENLEMFARMEGGIPQEQIDEIIRLVDLEHRIHDTVKTYSLGMRQRLGIAQALLNKPKLLILDEPTNGLDPAGIREMRRFIKDLSQEKGISILISSHILHEVQLLCDRVAIINKGKIIKTGPVTQFLTGEAPVEWQLDPPEKGMELLSSLPYVTLAERLPNERIRTQMPEKYIGNINKALVEAGIHVTAIQIKNPTLEDIFLQMTEGDHLA
- a CDS encoding low molecular weight protein-tyrosine-phosphatase codes for the protein MISVLFVCLGNICRSPMAEAVMRHQLKEAGLASSVKVDSAGTGDWHIGKPPHQGTRQKLKEAGISDEGIRARQIKAHDLKQFDYVIVMDESNYEDVQNLAETADAPIYRFVDFIPETSYQEVPDPYFTGDFEETYRLMVSGCQGLIQQIRKRES
- the thrB gene encoding homoserine kinase, which produces MNDWESFDVVVPGSTANLGAGFDSIGMAVNRFLRMTLSPAQDLKIDIQGKELESLKDNSDNLVVQVIQDAFQEMGRKMPGFRLEMKSDIPLMGGLGSSAAAIVAGLAAANHLLGKPWSQEELLQKATRIEGHSDNVGASLFGGVVVTSWDGTKVDAITSSPPPLCLVAAIPRFPLATSKSREVLPEVLSYKEAILGSSRANLLTAALLTGNWEQLRVGMNDRFHQPYRLSLVPGLEQILEEAYEYGALGVALSGAGPTVVAFTLNPEPLSAYLKGVFTELKLPADILLLEPCTKGLHVDLTKVKDRSTLLRN
- a CDS encoding ABC transporter permease gives rise to the protein MRNFIHLIDNELLKMVKKRRVLVVLLIVAVLIPIFTYAQYQTLQTTIKQLGTSDWRTLLQQQIIDSQNRLSSSRLPEEWREYLKMSIQQQQYYLDHDINPTAPGAPTFVRKFIEESISLFLPLLVVVVASDIVSSEHSGGTIKLLLTRPVRRWRILLSKYLALLLLVSFIVAATAIMGYLISGVIFGYGGWEMPVLTGFSEENGNLMTENVHLIPQWQYILMGYGLAWFSCISVATLSFMVSVLVRSTAASMGIMMAALISGSLLTQLAPTWTSLKYIAFTNLRLTDYLSGKPTMVEGMNLPFSLTVLGIWSLAGLVIAFIVFIRRDVLT
- the ilvE gene encoding branched-chain-amino-acid transaminase; translated protein: MEERWIYMNGEYKHKDEAVISVFDHGFLYGDGIFEGIRVYEGNVFRLREHLVRLYDSGKSILLEIPYTLDELEQAVVETVQKNGLKNAYIRLVVSRGKGQLCLDPAKCSDPQVIIIVDQVKLFPQELYDNGLKIITVPTRRNVPDALNPKIKSLNYLNNILVKIEANQAGVGEALMLNADGYVAEGSGDNIFIVKDKVLYTPPGYVGALDGITRRAIMDLCVQLGYQVKEQPFTRHDVYVADEVFLTGTAAEVIAVVNVDGRIIGTGKPGPITHHLLEEFRKLVMVDGVQAFPESTVGGEGIQAETVI
- a CDS encoding ACT domain-containing protein; amino-acid sequence: MFSTGGRKVSGKKESYYLIRSDMLPEAIQKTVEAKSLLASGVVQTVQEAVDQVEMSRSSFYKYKDGVYPFNALMKEKIVTVALTLEHRAGILSSILSYLARKKGNVLTIHQTIPLQGVAGVTMSLDTAQLIEDVTSFVEGLEKLDGVIRATLVSRGE
- a CDS encoding homoserine dehydrogenase, whose protein sequence is MAAEVKVGLMGLGTVGSGVVRLIEENGRDLYNQTGSKISIAKILVQDLDKERSLTVQKGLLTDQAEDILDNKEIDIVVEVMGGIDPARTYIRQALLNGKHVVTANKDVMALHGSELLLIAKEQECDLFYEASVAGGIPILRTLVDGFSSDRIGKIIGIVNGTTNYILTEMKQKGSAFADVLGQAQSLGYAEADPTSDVEGLDAARKMTILGRLGFHMNLSLEDVKVKGISDVTLEDVQFAGQMGYTLKLVGIAQLDGGKVEVSVQPVMLTDHHPLASVDGVYNAVYIYGDAVGETMFYGPGAGDLPTGTAVVSDLVTVVKSMRLGVNGKGAVAPYREKRLKSKREVFSKYFLRLRVRDEAGVLAQLTQLFAETAVSLERVLQLPCSEKGEAEIVLITHTASQHQLDSVKGRVEAMDAVIHIQSHYRVEGGSAV
- a CDS encoding PadR family transcriptional regulator; protein product: MSVKHAILALVYHTSRHGYDIKTSFEKMVHQQWRLNAGQIYTTLDRLVRDGLVEPLNEERKERKEYKITDKGKDELHHWLLQPVERSLMKDAFYFKLLCAKEIDFNNEKDMLKQQQSAIVRNMMQLRQLRNQLDEFRHRYMVYLIEGGILHLEADMKWLEMILDEEKMD
- the pheA gene encoding prephenate dehydratase, whose protein sequence is MIEPVAYLGPEGTFTHEAAQVLFSESQYRHVPRTSIVDVLTSVNQNECAYGVVPVENAIEGSVTLTLDWLIHHVKVPITAELIYPISQYLMVHPSQAHRSWKDYTRVISHPQAVAQTRIHVRKYLPQAAITFVDSTADAARQVQEHSDQPWVAIGTQSAQKLYSLEMLSEKVEDYPNNYTRFIVVGKEIRELKASPSLTKSSFLVTLPSDFPGALYRVLQSFAGQGVNLSRIESRPTKKKLGAYYFYIDAEKEWNHPSVTRAIQEVEAWDCKVRLLGSYPAYTFSQIKSFQSVDNTK